In Rhizobium sp. BG4, the genomic stretch AATACCTGGCGGTCTACGACGCCGAGGACAGGCCGCATCCGGATCAGCTGCGCGAGGCCCATGCCACCTTTCTCAGGTCGCCCGATGACATCGTCTGCCTGCAGGCGCCGCTGGTCATCGCCAATGCGCGCGACTCCTGGATCTCAGCCGCCTTCGCGCTCGAATATTCGGCGCTGTTTCGCATGCTTCTGCCGGTGCTTGCCATGCTACGGCTGCCGATGCCGCTTGGCGGCACCTCGAACCATTTCAAGACCAAGATCCTAAAAGACGCCGGGGGCTGGGATCCGCACAATGTTACCGAGGATGCCGATCTCGGTATGCGTCTCTACCGTCGGGGTTATCGCTGCGGCGTTCTTAGCAGCCATACGCTGGAGGATGCGCCCTCCACCGCCAAAACCTGGCTTCACCAGCGGACCCGTTGGTTTAAAGGCTGGCTGCAAACGTGGCTGGTGCTGATGCGCGATCCGGCCCAACTGTTGCGCGAGATGGGAATATCCGGGTTTGTCGTCTTCCAGCTTTTGATCGCCGGGATGCTGCTATCGGCTCTTGCCCATCCCTGGATGCTGTTCTTCATCGGCAGCTCGATCATCGATCTCTTCCAGCAAGACGCGGTCATGGATCCGGCGCATAGGGTGTTGCTTGTGATGGACAGCTGCAACGTGATCGCCAGCTACATTCTTTTCATCCTGCTCGGCCGGAAGCGCATGACGCCATGGGAAAAGCGTGCGCTTCGTCTGCGCTGGCTGGCATTGCCGCTCTACTGGATGATGCTGTCGATCGCCGCCTGGCGGGCCGTCTGGCAGCTCCGCAGCAATCCGTTCTTCTGGGAAAAGACGCCACACGCGCCAAGCCGCAAAGCGGCATAGATTTCGATCCCGCGATTTTCGATTTCGTAGCGGCAAGCATCTCTTTTCTGTGGTTTGCCGCGCGCCGTTAGGGGCGCATTAAGCAATCTGGATTCTTATCAGCCGCGACGACACCGGCCCCCACACCGTCTGCATGATGCGCGCTCGTCTGACCTTTCCAGGGTATTTCGGAATGCCGCAAGAACGCAGCAGATTACAGCTGAGTTTCAAACATTGATTTCAATCTCTCGCCGCGCGCCAGCAACAAGCCGCGGCGAATGCAACGGGCTTTTTCCATGCTCAAACATCTGAAAATCCGGACAAAAATCCTCTCCGTCATCGCGCTTCTCGGGGTGATCACGATTGCCGGCGTGGGTTACATCATCACCGAATTCCGCCGGGCGGACGCCAATTACAGCGCCTTCATCGACCATGAAGCACTCGCCGCCATGCAGGGCTCGCGCGCCAGCGCCTCGCTGGTATCCTCCGTGCTGCAGACCTCGACGCTTGCCAATATGAAGCCCGATACGCCGGCCTTCAAATCGGCGCTCTCCAGCCCGAGCAAGATCCCGCAGGCGCGTGATCGCCTGCAGCAGGCGGCGGACCTCGTTCCCGCTCGCAAGGAAGCGATCGGTGAGCTCTTGAAAAGCATCGACGAGATGGAAGCGCTTTCGGCAAAGGTCGTCGAGGCGGGCAAGGCCGGTGACATGGGTGCCGCACAGCTGGCCTCCGCCATGATGGTCGCCAAGCTCAATGCGCTGACGCCGAAGATGACGGCCAATAACGATGCGATGATGTCGATGCTGAACGATGGCGGCGACGCGCTCTCGGTCACCGTCAACCAGCGCATCAATATCTGCCTTGCGATCATCGCCGCCGCGATCGCCGCAGCCATCGCGCTCGGCGTGTACATGGCGCAGATCGGCATCACTGCGCCGATGATGCGGCTGCGCGAACGGATGACCTCGCTTGCCGAGGGCCAGACCGATGCCGATGTACCCGGTCTCGACCGCAGCGACGAAGTTGGCCAGATGGCGGCAGCCGTCGCCGTCTTCCGCGACAATGCCGTCGAACGCCGCCAGATCGAGGCGCGCGCAGAGAGCGAACGCAATCTCAGCGACAGCGAACGCCGCCAGCGCGAAGCGGAAAAGATCCGCGAAGCCAACGAGCTTGCCCGCACCGTCGACGAACTGGCAAACGGCCTGAAGCGCCTCGCCTCCGGCGACCTCGTCTCGCAGATCGATCAGGCCTTCCCTGAGCACCTCGAAGGTCTGCGCGCCGACTTCAACAATTCCGTCGGCCGCCTGAACCAGACGATGAATGCCGTTGGCGCCAATGCCCGCGCGATCGGCGCCGGTGCCAACGAGATCCGCTCTTCGGCCGACGAGCTGTCGCGCCGCACCGAGCAGCAGGCGGCCTCCGTCGAGGAGACCGCTGCCGCCCTCGAGCAGATCACCACGACGGTCAGGGACGCGGCCCGCCGCGCTCAGGAGGCGAGCCAGCTCGTCACCCGCATGCGAGGCGGCGCCGAAAAATCCGGTGAGATCGTCCAGAAGGCGGTCAATGCCATGCAGCAGATCGAGCAGTCGTCGGTCGAGATCGGCAACATCATCGGCGTCATCGACGACATCGCCTTCCAGACCAACCTTCTCGCCCTGAACGCCGGCGTCGAAGCCGCGCGTGCGGGTGAGGCCGGCAAGGGCTTCGCGGTCGTCGCCCAGGAAGTGCGTGAACTCGCCCAGCGCTCGGCCAATGCCGCCAAGGAGATCAAGTCGCTGATCACCAATTCCGGCACGCATGTGCAGACGGGCGTGGCGCTCGTCGGCGAGACCGGCAAGGCGCTCGATGCGATCGTTCACGAGGTGCAGGAGATCAACCAGCACGTCCACGCGATCGCCGAAGCCGCCCGCGAACAGTCGACCGGCCTGCAGGAGATCAACACGGCTGTCAACACGATGGACCAGGGCACGCAGCAGAATGCCGCCATGGTCGAGGAAAGCACGGCGGCCAGCCACAGCCTGGCAACCGAGGCGGCCTCGCTCAACAACCTGCTCTCCGAGTTCCGCCTGACCGGCACCGGCGGCTTCGCCGCGGCAGCCCCGGCATCGGTAACCACCCGTCCGATCGCCTCGCGCCCCGCGCCGATCCAGCCGGCGACACCTGCCGCCAAACCCCGCCCGGCCTCAATCCGCGTCGCCAACTCTGCCACCGCAAGACCGGCGGCCTCGCCTGCCCGCGCGCTCGGCCAAAAGCTGATGAGCGCCTTCAGCGGCGGCAGCACCGCCAGCGAGAGCAAGGAAGCGGACTGGACGGAGTTCTGATCGGCTGAGCCTTAATAGACGATGGGCGGCTCCGGCCGCCCATCGCAATTTCAGAGCTACTTTTCGGCGATCGCTCAAGCCCCATCAGCAACCGGAAAGCGTGCCGAGACACTCAGGCGAACTTGCCCTCCGCACGGCTTTCGGCTACTTCCTAAGCCGATCTGATCGTGGAAGCAGCAGCCGTTGAGCCTCATCAAACTTCATTTCCGGGTCGTTGCCAGCCTTATCATCCGCGAGATGAACACGCGCTATGGCAACAAGATTGGCGGCTATATCTGGGCGATCGTCGATCCGCTCGCCTATATCGTCTTCCTGAGTTTCATCCGCCGCTCGCTCAGCGCCACGCCCCCCTCGGCGGCAGCGTCGCGCTGTTCATCTCGACCGGCTATCTCGGCTTCCTGTTTTACGTAAACCTGTCATCCTACGTTTCGTCGGCCGTCAAATCCAACAAGGCGCTGATGAACTACCCGCGCGTCGCGCCCTTCGACGCGATCGTCTCACGCGTCGTGTTGCAGTTTTCGACCACGGCGGTGGTGACGGCGCTGACACTGTTCACACTGGCGGAGGGCCTCGGCGGCCTGCCCAGCGTCGATTGGCCGACGATCATCGAAGCGGCAGTCTCGACCTCGATGATCGCGATCGGCATCGGCCTGATCAATGCCGGCCTGTTCGTTCGCTGGCCCTGGTACGAAGAGGTCTTCAGCATCGTCAACCGTCCCCTCTTCATCCTGTCAGGCGTCTTCATGCTGCCCGACGAGTTGCCGCATCCCTATTCGGATTACTTTCTGATGAACCCGCTGGTGCATTGCGTGATCTGGTTCAGGACGGGGTTTTATCCGGAATACCGGGCTTATGGGCTTGATAAGGGGTATGTTCTGGAGACGGGGATTTTGCTGATGCTTGTTGGGATGGCGTTGTTTACCATTCATAAAAAAATGATCAAAAACAGCGACTAAGTCTTA encodes the following:
- a CDS encoding methyl-accepting chemotaxis protein gives rise to the protein MLKHLKIRTKILSVIALLGVITIAGVGYIITEFRRADANYSAFIDHEALAAMQGSRASASLVSSVLQTSTLANMKPDTPAFKSALSSPSKIPQARDRLQQAADLVPARKEAIGELLKSIDEMEALSAKVVEAGKAGDMGAAQLASAMMVAKLNALTPKMTANNDAMMSMLNDGGDALSVTVNQRINICLAIIAAAIAAAIALGVYMAQIGITAPMMRLRERMTSLAEGQTDADVPGLDRSDEVGQMAAAVAVFRDNAVERRQIEARAESERNLSDSERRQREAEKIREANELARTVDELANGLKRLASGDLVSQIDQAFPEHLEGLRADFNNSVGRLNQTMNAVGANARAIGAGANEIRSSADELSRRTEQQAASVEETAAALEQITTTVRDAARRAQEASQLVTRMRGGAEKSGEIVQKAVNAMQQIEQSSVEIGNIIGVIDDIAFQTNLLALNAGVEAARAGEAGKGFAVVAQEVRELAQRSANAAKEIKSLITNSGTHVQTGVALVGETGKALDAIVHEVQEINQHVHAIAEAAREQSTGLQEINTAVNTMDQGTQQNAAMVEESTAASHSLATEAASLNNLLSEFRLTGTGGFAAAAPASVTTRPIASRPAPIQPATPAAKPRPASIRVANSATARPAASPARALGQKLMSAFSGGSTASESKEADWTEF
- a CDS encoding ABC transporter permease, with translation MEAAAVEPHQTSFPGRCQPYHPRDEHALWQQDWRLYLGDRRSARLYRLPEFHPPLAQRHAPLGGSVALFISTGYLGFLFYVNLSSYVSSAVKSNKALMNYPRVAPFDAIVSRVVLQFSTTAVVTALTLFTLAEGLGGLPSVDWPTIIEAAVSTSMIAIGIGLINAGLFVRWPWYEEVFSIVNRPLFILSGVFMLPDELPHPYSDYFLMNPLVHCVIWFRTGFYPEYRAYGLDKGYVLETGILLMLVGMALFTIHKKMIKNSD